In the genome of Streptomyces fagopyri, the window GGCCGAGGACAGCGTGCCCGCGCTGATGCACTGCGCCGCGGGCAAGGACCGCGCGGGCCTGTCCATAGCCGTGACGCTGCTCGCCGTGGGCGTCGAGCGCGACGCCATCGTCACCGACTACCTGGAGTCGAACGCACGGCACCGCCGCTACAAGGTGCAGCGCAACGGCACCTCCGACGCGGCCCGCTCCCCCGAGGTCATGGAGCTGCTCAGCCCGTTGTTCGACGCGCGGGCCGAATATCTGACGGCGGCCTTCGAGACGATCGAGGAGACCTGGGGCGGTGTCGACAGCTACCTGGAGCAGGCCCTGCGCCTCACCCCCGAGCTGCGGGACCGGCTGCGCGACAGGCTCCTCGACTGACGTCCACGCACCGCGCGGCTGTACGGCTGTACGGCTGTACGGCTGTACGGCTGTACGTACGGTCCCAGACCCCCGGTTCTACTGGTTCTACTGGTTCTGCGCCCCCAGCGTGAACAGCAGGTAGATGAAGGCCGCGAAGAGGTGGCCGACAGCGACGTAGATGATCAGCCGCACCCACAGCGCACGGGGGAACTTGTCCTCCATGGACCGCCGGGGGCCGGACTCCGTGGGCTCGGTGGGCTCCGTCATGACATCTCTCCCAGGGTCGGGTGCGCCGTCGCCGGGCCGAGGCACAGCGCGGCGGCGGGGCTCTGCAGCAGGGTGTGTACGAAGAGGAGATCGGCCCCCGCCTGATCGGCGGCGGCTATGCGGTGCGGGGTCAGCGAGTCGAAGTGCGCGCTGTCCCCGGGCGCGAGGATCTGCGTGGTGTCCCCGAGCCGCAGCCGCAGCCGCCCCTGGAGGACGTGCAGCCACTCCTCGCCGGGATGGACGCGCACGATGTCGCCCTGGGAGCCGTACGGGACGTGCACCCGCAGTGCCTGCATCCCGCGGCCCGGGGAGCCGGCCTGCCAGTAGGTCCAGCCGCCCGCCGCGGTCGGCTCCATGTCCGCGGCCCGGACGATCGCGTCACGTTCGGCGACCCTCTCGCCCAGCAGCTCCGAGACCGTCGTACCGTAGATGCGGGCCAGGGCGAGCAGCATCGGGAGCGAGGGCTGGCGCTGTCCCGTCTCCAGCCGGGACAGGTGGGCGGCCGAGAGTCCGGCGGCACGGGCCGCGGCCTCCAGGGTCAGTGAGGCGCTCCGGCGCAGTTCACGCAGTTGCGGCGCGACGACGGGCAGCAGGTCGGCTGTCCCGGGCTCGGGCGGCGTGTCCGCCGCCTCCGGCTCGATGGGGCTCATGCACTCCATTGAGCCGTATCTTTGCCTCTCGGGCAAATTTATTGCCTCACAGGCAAAAGGGCGATGGCGGCACCCGATGGGGCGGCCGACCGCCCCACGCATCCTCGCCCTGCCCCGTCGCGGCACGCGGTCCGGGCGCGTCCGTCCCCGTCCTGTCGGGCGGGCGGTGCCCGACAGGACGGGGACGGACCTGGTCTAGCGGTTGGCGACCGCCTGTTTGACCAGCGTCTTCCCGAAGTCCCACATCAGGCCGCCGCCGCTGTGCGCGTCGTCCATCACGGCGACGAAGGCCTCCATGAACCGGTCCACGTCCCGCTCACCCACGATCAGCGGCGGGATCAGTTTGATCACCTCCAGGTGGTCCCCGGAGACCTGGGTGAGGATGCGGTGCCGCTGCAGCAGCGGGACGACGACCATCTGCGCGAAGAGCCCCTTGCGCGCGGCCTGCAGCATGGTCCAGCGGCTGCGCAGCTTGAGCGACCTGGGCCGCCCGAACTCGATGCCGATCATCAGCCCCCGGCCGCGGACGTCACTGAGCAGCTCGTACGTGTCGACGAGCGCCGCGAGCCGGCTCTTCAGCTGCTCCCCCGTGGCCCGCGCGTTCGCCACGATCTGCTCGTTCTCCATCACCGAGAGCACGGCGAGCCCGGCCGCCATGGCCTGCGCGTTCGCCCCGAAGCTCGCCGAGTGGACGAGGACCCGGTCCATCGACGAGTAGACCTTCTTGAAGATCCAGTCCTTGCCGAGGGTGGCGCCGACCGGCACATAGCCGCCGGACAGCGCCTTGGCCACGCACACCAGGTCGGGTTCCACGCCGTCCTCGTGCTGGTACGCGTAGAAGTCACCGGTCCGCCCCAGACCCGTCTGCACCTCGTCCGCGATGAGCAGCGCCTT includes:
- a CDS encoding helix-turn-helix domain-containing protein, encoding MSPIEPEAADTPPEPGTADLLPVVAPQLRELRRSASLTLEAAARAAGLSAAHLSRLETGQRQPSLPMLLALARIYGTTVSELLGERVAERDAIVRAADMEPTAAGGWTYWQAGSPGRGMQALRVHVPYGSQGDIVRVHPGEEWLHVLQGRLRLRLGDTTQILAPGDSAHFDSLTPHRIAAADQAGADLLFVHTLLQSPAAALCLGPATAHPTLGEMS
- a CDS encoding aspartate aminotransferase family protein, yielding MTTPSGKREFDLGALLAERGAERYELHTKYLNHQLPRMLHTIGFDKVYERAEGAHFWDADGNDYLDMLAGFGVMGLGRHHPVVRQALHDVLDASLADLTRFDCQPLPGLLAEKLLTHSPHLDRVFFANSGTEAVETALKFARYVTGRPRILYCSHAFHGLTTGSLSVNGEDGFRDGFAPLLPDTAVELGDLDALDRELKRGDVAGLIVEPIQGKGVHEAPPGYLRAAQELLHRHKALLIADEVQTGLGRTGDFYAYQHEDGVEPDLVCVAKALSGGYVPVGATLGKDWIFKKVYSSMDRVLVHSASFGANAQAMAAGLAVLSVMENEQIVANARATGEQLKSRLAALVDTYELLSDVRGRGLMIGIEFGRPRSLKLRSRWTMLQAARKGLFAQMVVVPLLQRHRILTQVSGDHLEVIKLIPPLIVGERDVDRFMEAFVAVMDDAHSGGGLMWDFGKTLVKQAVANR
- a CDS encoding DUF6126 family protein is translated as MEDKFPRALWVRLIIYVAVGHLFAAFIYLLFTLGAQNQ